In Felis catus isolate Fca126 chromosome B1, F.catus_Fca126_mat1.0, whole genome shotgun sequence, the sequence ttcctgctgaaacTGTTGTCTACTAATGATGGTCAGCATCATGCTGAtgtccctgtttttttttcaaagtttttatttttgggacagagagagacagagcatgaatgggggaggggcagagagagagggagacacagaatcggaaacaggctccagtctccgagccatcagcccagagcctgacgcggggctcgaactcacagaccccgagatcgtgacccggaccgcgagatcgtgacctggctcaagtcggaggcttaaccgactacgccacccaggcgtccctgatgTCCCTGTTTTAATTAAAACTGAAGACAAATTCATTTCACTGTCCTATGAAAATGTGTTTGGGTTGCCTGTCTTATCACAGTGCCCATAGAGGAAGGAATTATGACTAGTGcttatgcttttaatttatttttagggttATTATGTAACCACATTCAAAGGTATTTTTGCTGAGATACTATTTAAATAATCTCACCTGATTCCTGTTCAACCTCAACTCTTTGGTGAGAGTGAGAAAAGCTTCAAGCTTTCTGTGAAATTGATTTAAATGATCCTATCAAATTGATTGATCACATTGAGCTTCTGTTACATTCTAGAACATCAGCTGAAACAGAAACATGTCAGACATTGCCTATGCATACACAgtcttattaattataaaaacaattcaatTGATCACAGAACTTAATTTTTGAGAATTTAAGGTGATGCTAGCTGAAGGTATGGAGAGCTAAGCTGGTATTTTTAggaatacttatttatttatttatatttattttgtgtgtgtgtgtgtgtgagagagagagagagagagagagaaagagaacacaagcagagggcagaggacaggggcagagagagataatcttCAGTAGGCAAGCActtcacactgagtgtggagcccaacatggggcttgatccacaaccctgggatcatgacccaagccaaaatcaagagtctgccattcaccaaatgagccacccaggcaccccaggaacttTTCTATGGTTCATTATCACCAAGGGAATGTAAAAAATATGGAATCGTTTCctctatatatactttttttgtcTTATGTTTTAAAGCTATCTTAAGatttatttgaatttgttttctctgtaaaaaCTATTTGACACATAGTGTACTTTTCGGTATGTTCTATGCTCCACTAGAATAGCTCACGTGCCAGTACAGAGTTTAGAACTGAGTCATGGAAATAAGAATCACCCACAAAAATGTTAACCCATATGTAGAGTAAGTCAATATAAAGGAATTGATTCAGATAGGAAATGCACTTGaataaaagttttcaaattatttttctaaaatgggaaaatatattttttttaattccatgctCTAGAATATCCACATGGGTCTGCCTATCCCACAGAGTATCCCAATGGGCACCAGAATTTATAAGCCCCTTCTTCAGATCATTCTAATTCTCCCCATGGGTGAATAGAGGTGTTATACCCTTTCTACATGCACAGAACAATTGAAGGGGCACTGACTTGCCACTTATTTAAGTGGTAAACACGAACTTTGGACTCTAATTTGTTTGAATTCAAAAGTGCTTCATTTTTAtggtatcttttcatttttatgggtATCGTTGTTTGTGGtttccatttcaaaatgtttttttttttttggaaataatcattttaatctACATAAGCATAATTCACACCCAAAATGCTTAAACTGTGCCAAAGTTCTGGCCTTcataacatttcttaattttagtttacTTGGTGAACTCTGCACTGCCTCAAAAAGTAAATTATCCTTTAATGGGTTCAATTGGCATAAACAATCTAAGTCTGTGATACCTGTATCTAatgaagtataatatataatcaaCATTGTATCACCTAGAATTGTCAAGCTGTTTATGAAAGCCTAAAAAAACTCCAAAAGAATTAAGCTACTTTAGTTAACATGTAATAGGTATTTTTCATAAAGCAAAgcttaaatatttagttttttgataCTCTAATGTATTCCCATAAGCCTTTAAGTCTACAGTTTTATAGATACAGTTTTCCATCAGAGGTGGAAAATTATAGATATATTCTCTTTACATGTAACTAATTAAAGATTTTAAGAGGGTGTAGGCTACAAATCAAGTACAATTTAGTCATAACACCATACAAAGACcttataaaaaaatcagaaaagagatgGTTAACATTATTGCTTGGTCTTAACAGCAAATTTTAACCAAATTGATACCTCTCTACTcttatttataatgtttctgaTACATTTATATCATAGCGCTTGGCAAGTAATAAAGGTACTGATATGATGTTTTAATTAGTTGCAAACAAATTCCAATTTGTTAATCAATGTATATATGTCCTCTTTAACTAGTAAAACTACACTACCTCAGAATTAATCCTTCTAAAGCAAGTAACCTTCCCGAGAAGGCAATGCAGAGCTTCATGTCTTCCTTAAAGATTTTCAAGTATTATAGGAACACAAACTCATggaaaaaactaattaaaaatcgGATATTCCATCTTGGCTTTACTAATTATGGGATAATAGGAACAGATGTGAACCAAACAAATGTTCCTTTACACTTGTCTGCTAAACATAATATCATACCAAGAAATACTGAAACTGCTGTTTTCTTAGCTTTTCAAGTACAGGACACAACTACAGTTCTATCAAGTGAGGAGAAACGAATAATCAACCTTAGGTAACTCAAAAAGATGGGAGGCACAAAATGATAACCTGACTTTGGCTTTTAAGAACCTACCGTTGACCCTGAAATGCCAGACTCAACAACAATGACGACAACGACAGCAACAACAAAGATTACAGCAGCAAGCCAACATTTTACCACATACTAAGAATTCTGAAACAGGCAATCATTTTTTCCCCCGTCAACTCATTCTGTTGaatcttctttttgttcttcctgcTTTTTGGTTGCAGGCAGTTCAAGGCTTGCCCACTGCATAGGCTCAGCTTTTCTCATGGTGATCTCAATCTTTGTTGCAGTCATAGTTACATAACTTCGTGTTACATCAATCACACCCCATAATTTCACATTTTGATGaaattccttctctccttcaaaTACAATATGCACATTTAACAATGTACTATTTGCTACTACTTGGCTAAGTTCTGGGAGTGAATTTTTAGCATATACTGAAATGGTGACTTCACCTCCAGTCTGACGCCAGTCATGTCTACATGGAACGACTTTTTTCCCAGCATCCTTCTTAGTCCACACGTGTTTCCCTGTTGTACAGCCCTCCTGGGCTAAGAATGTATTGAAATCTGAAGTTTTTCTTCTACAAAAGCTCCAGTATTTCATCCCTTCATGAAAAATAGGTACTCCAGAATGATATACACAGACTTCATCTAGACTCTGCAGACCTTGATATGTCTTTGAACACCCTCCATTTTTACATGAGGTCCCAATCTTAATTTCATCACtgtcctcttcttttttattttcttcattccctGATGACAGTTTAAGTTTATCAAGTGCTTGTTTTAGGGAGGCAGATATTTTTAATTCCAAGTTTGTCATTGGTTCATCTGGGCTTGGCCTTTTTATTGCTTCTACTGGTTTAGGGGCTTGAATGATGTGCTCCTGAAACTTAGGCTTCAATtcagaaagttctttcttctCAGTAGTCTTGACTTCAGGTTTGACTGGCTCAGGTGGTTTCTCACTATTATGCCTACCTTTTGTACAGCCTGCAATgcttaaaaaatcagaaaaatcagTTGTTCTTCTCTTACAGCAAGACCAACCCTTTAAGGCATCATGGAAgactggaacacctgggtggtaTGTGCAAGCATCGTCGGAGTTGGTCTCGGGGTCGAAGAGCTGACCGCAGCCCCGGTTGTAGCACAGCAGGGCCATTTTCTTTCCCCACCGTTACGGGTCGGATTCAAACACAGGGACGAGCAAGAGGATGCGATTACAACCCCACTGGCGCAACGACCGGTCTGACGGCTGGGTCAAAATGTTACTCCTACATAAGAGCTGCCAGATAAAATACTGGATGACTAGTTATGAATTTCATGTAAGCAATAAATTGCTTTTTAGTATTGTTTTGTAATGTTGAATGGGacgtatttatataaaaattagttctttatctgaaattcaaattcaactggtgattttctatctttatttgctaaatctagaAATCCTCCATGGAAAGATTTCAGGAAAAGTGACATTTTGTCTGGACCAATAAATATTAGTAACAGATTTAAAGAAGGTATTTCAAGAGCAGAAAAAGGCAAGATTATCTACCTTTCTGAAATTTATTATGGATGTGTAATGTGAAGACAGAATTTAAAAGtattgaactctctctctctctctctctctctctctctctcactctctcaggaGTCCATGCCCACTCAAGTGGCAACAATCTTCCTTTCTTATTGTTTAGTAGAATTATCAAGCTCACTTGAAGATTTCTACAGGCACCAAGCAGAGCCAAGCTGTGAGGAAGCAGAATGTTGGCTGGATATTCATAAAATGGTAATCTAATCTGCTCCTTTGTGAATGAGAAAAcagtgcccctattttattatcACCCTTACTTGCAATTTCTCCttacatcaattttttttcttttcaaatttttgtttaaagtctAGTTAGTTGATATACAgtgcaacattggtttcaggagtagaattcagtgactcatcacttacatacaacacccagtgctcatcacaagtgtcctccttagtatccatcacccatctagcccatctctcacccacctccctctgtcaacccatagtttgttctctatcattaagagtctactggggcatctgggtggctcagtcagttgagcatccattactgtttttttttttttaaatccaagttagttaacatatattgtgataatggtttcaggagtagaatttagtgattcatcacttccatataacacacAGTACTCAttccagcaagtgccctccttaatgcccatcacccatctagcccatcccccactcatctccctccatcagccctcagtttgttccctattgTTAAAAGTCTATtatggtttctttccctctctctccccccaccatatgttaatctgttttgtttcctaaattcccatatgagttaaatcatatggttttggctttctctggctgacttatttcatttagcataatacactctacccccatccacatcgttgcaaatggcaagatttcatcctttctgatggctgagtaatattccatcttgtatatataccacttcttctatatccattcattagtcaatggacatttgggctcttcccacagtttggctattgttgataatgctgctatgaacattggaaTGCATGTActccttcgaatctgtatttttgtatcttttgggtaaatacctaatagtgcagttgctagatcatagggtagttctatttttaactttctgaagacCCTtcatactattctccagagtgtctgcaccagtttgcattcccaccagcagtgcaagagggttcccctttctccacatcctcaccaacacctgttgtttcttgtgttgttaatgttagccattctgacgaacatgctggtgtgaggtggtatttcatcatggtttggatttgtatttccttgcttctatcacttaaaaaaatataaatattgctttGTAGTTAAGAAAACAGTTTTTAGTCAAGCTTCAAAATTTATAAGCCATGTGAATTTGgacaaataatttatttgcaaCTCACATTTCTGGATGGAAAATAGAGCAAATGATGCTTACTTCCTAGGATAGCTGTGAAATTATTTGGAATGTATTTAAAAGCACATAATATAGTTAATACCTAGAAAATGATAAATGGCCAAATAAATGGGTAAGCATTATTTCAGGCCCTCCCTAACCAGATACCACATTTCCCAAGATTattagagatttatttattttttacaactaCTCATTTCTGTAAGAATTGCACAGAGTATTATTTTACCCATCTGTTTTGAATCTTCAACTGAAATTATGCATAGGTATTAAGGAGataacaagggcgcctgggtggctcggtcggttaagcatccgacttcggctcaggtcatgatctcatggtccgtgagttcaagccccgcgtcgggctctgtgctgacagctcggagcctggagcctgtttcagattctgtgtctccccctctctctgcccctcccctgttcatgctctgtctctctctctctcaaaaataaataaacgttaaaaaaaatatttaaaaaactgtgtACACAGCCACGACTTCATCTAGTTGACTCAGCACATGGACTGGAGTGTGTTGCTTTACAGACTCCATCCAATGACTCAGGTTCGAAAGAAATCCTAAGGTCATCTTGACCAAATCTCTATCTCCCTCCAGGACTGTCTATTGGCCAAGTCTCCTTAGGCAGTTACATAAGAAAACACGGCATACCCAAGAGGACATGGAGATCCCATGTGTAGTTTGCAGTCTGTTCAGAGGGCCCGTAGAGGCATGAATGTGATCATGCAGGGAGAACTGGAGGCACTCACATCCTTCAGTTTGCTTCCACCAGAGAAGCTCCACTTTGGGCTATTATACATCATTGGCTTCTATGTGATGATAAATGTTCTGTGAGAGAGTTTTGTGGctacaattatttgaaaaatacaaaatatatcaagagatacagaaaagaaagacatggCAGGCACTAGTTGCCTACAAAAAATCCACTTACCCcaattttatttcacaatatttattgtTAGCAGCAGCAAAGTGGGTACCTATAAAATGCCTCCCTTTCagcttctcttccccctcctttctgcCACTGATGCAGACATTATTGCTGGATCTGCTGTACCTAGTTCATAACTCACAAGGCAACTTGAGAATGGGAACTGAGTTCTATATATGGCAAggcaaaaaaaatagagaagaccaATTAAACCTGCCTGGATTATCTCTTTGGGCTGTTTctcacatgagaaaaaaaaaaagaaagaaaaaaacaaaatgaaaaacctaaTTTACATAAGCCACTGTTTTAAGCTCTTACTTTTTTAGTCAGATATAATTCCTAAATAATACAAAAGGTAATACTTATTCGTTCAcacttatttgtttgcttgtttatttatttatatttatgcgTGTGTATATGTAAAGCCAACCTTAAAGGGAAACAATAAATTGAAACACTGTTAATGTGGGCTGTAAAGCAAAGAAACTGAACTGTTGCTGGTAGAAGttagtaaacatttgaaaagttaaatatattcaaatttgcAGGTTCTAAGATCCCaaagttttcaaagaattagaaaaatagtcACATGACCTTTAGTACAAATAGTAGGCTTTTTAGTATATAAATTAAGAGTATTGTTGTTTTAGCTTTTACTTTTGCCAGGTTTGACATCTTGTGAGATTTCTCTTATACCCCTCAATATCCTCCTCCCACTCTTGAGATCTACTATGGTCTCTTTAGCAGTGAAAGAGTTAGTTAGGAAGAATTTGAGGATGAGCAACAAAGTTTCTCAAACTACTAAACACTTTCTGTTTGAAATTCTCAAGATGCTTCATAAAAGCCATTAAGTAAAAATATCCACACGATTCTTAGAAAATGAGCAAGTAATAGTAATTTCATAGGCCTAAGTAATATTAAAAGAATtaggcagggagcctgggtgattccgttggttaagtgtctgactcttgattttggctcaggtcataatctcacagtttgtgagatcaagccctgtgtcagactctgcactgagagtgtggagcctgcttgggactctctctatccttctgtagctgcccctccccaatttgagttctctctccttctctccctctatccctctcaaaataaatgaataagcattaaaaaattaaaaacaagaattaggtaaattaaaaaacagaattaacaaAAGTAATAAGTAGTAATAAAAGGTAAGAGGTAGTAAAATGAGCAATggtcattattttataaatattggcCCTTCGTGGTTTACTAGACACCATTTAGAAATTGATTTACAGTTATCTGTAACCTGGATCAAACTCTACATGAGCATAAATGCTTTTGAATGTATCTACAATCAGATGGGTTTTGATTCGCTAAAATCAGTGCATTTGTACCTTACAAACATGAATAATACAATAAGTGAAGTGatttataaatgataaagaaaaactgTGCTTTGAAAAGTAGCTGAGGTAAGTACATATATAAGGGAGGTAGTCTTCATAGATGATGTACCTTAAATCATTATCCTTAAAAGATTTTCCTCAGTTCAAGAGAATTCATCTTTTTGATTAAACATGTCACTAGTCAGATCACCAGAACTGACAAGAGCAAATCATGGATGGCAGATATTGCAAATAGATTAACCTCAAATTCAACATATGTTAGGGagaattttcatatttcattgcGGAAAAAAGATAGGCTCGACACACTTTTTTTATGATTATCTTGAAATCAGTGATAAGAACAGCACCTACCCCATTTGAAGGCAGGAAAAGTATGACTCATCATTGATTCCTGATTAAATCCACTTAATTGTTGTGGACACTATACTTTCATGCAATGCTTTTGGTGATTTTCCTAAAAACAGTGGGTCTCAAACCATAATCTGACAGAATCTAAAAGTCTATAAGGGCAGACTAAATGTATTGATGATAAGATtgcaaaattattcattttcgtatgatcatttgaaaaaaaaatcaatggaaaaaattttgtttaatttttttataaatgtgtcATAAATCTTTTCCAATTTCCACTTATCTATTAGTAAGTGTTATCACACCATGAATAAACTAAAACATGAGTCAATAATTATTACTTAATAAGCTGgaagcattaaatatttatacaatgttattttcaagatgtgaaagaatgcatatataaaaatatagttgtCTTCATTAATTTGCATAATAGAATTTAGCACAGAAATGTTTCATGGTATGATTTAAAGAACACCATGAGTCCTATGTATTCGACCACCAAGTTTGCCCTAAAACAATGTTATTAAAAGGCATCTCTGGAGATGGCCACTTAGAATTCAAATTTGGCAACTCTtgttgactttctttttaaacttgtttttattgttaattgCTACGAGTGAttaattcccattttttaaagtaccaTGAATAAACAGGTCCAGATGAAATTAGAATATTGGTTAGACAATGCTAATAGACATTTCTCAGAATCTGCTGCCAGAGCTCCATTCATATCATCATCAGCTGCCACCCAGGATGCTTACCATAACCTCCCCTTGGGTTCCCTAGATCCATGGTTGCTTCCCAGCAACCTCTATCAGTCTTTATTCACTTACTCTAGccagaatattttcaaaacac encodes:
- the LOC101092105 gene encoding cysteine and histidine-rich domain-containing protein 1-like, with the translated sequence MALLCYNRGCGQLFDPETNSDDACTYHPGVPVFHDALKGWSCCKRRTTDFSDFLSIAGCTKGRHNSEKPPEPVKPEVKTTEKKELSELKPKFQEHIIQAPKPVEAIKRPSPDEPMTNLELKISASLKQALDKLKLSSGNEENKKEEDSDEIKIGTSCKNGGCSKTYQGLQSLDEVCVYHSGVPIFHEGMKYWSFCRRKTSDFNTFLAQEGCTTGKHVWTKKDAGKKVVPCRHDWRQTGGEVTISVYAKNSLPELSQVVANSTLLNVHIVFEGEKEFHQNVKLWGVIDVTRSYVTMTATKIEITMRKAEPMQWASLELPATKKQEEQKEDSTE